The Pseudomonadota bacterium genome includes a window with the following:
- the rpoZ gene encoding DNA-directed RNA polymerase subunit omega, protein MARVTVEDCLEKVPSRFALVVVAAKRTRQLLKGSDRRVRSKNREAVTALREIAVDQVRVKQNVQELIEKTVESTVRGPRH, encoded by the coding sequence ATGGCCCGAGTCACCGTCGAAGATTGCCTGGAGAAGGTCCCGAGCCGGTTCGCGCTCGTCGTCGTCGCCGCCAAGCGGACGCGGCAGCTGCTCAAGGGCTCCGACAGGCGCGTGCGGAGCAAGAACCGCGAGGCCGTGACCGCGCTGCGCGAGATCGCGGTCGATCAGGTCCGCGTCAAGCAGAACGTGCAGGAGCTCATCGAGAAGACGGTCGAGTCCACGGTCCGCGGCCCCCGTCACTGA